The stretch of DNA CATTGTGGTGTTAATCATATCGATTGTGCTATTTTTTGTCTTATTTTTTGGAATTGGGTTTATCCTTAATATGCTGCTAAGAATGTCATGGGTAATGGCTATAGTGTACCCTGTAGTGGCAATTTTAATTGTAGATAAAGTCCGTTTTGTTGAATATTTTACAAATAGTAAAGTGGCCTTTCAGGAACTAGGGCAAAAGTTCGGTTCTTTAGCCACTGCAGATATTCTAATATTAATAAGTGGGTTAGCAGGGGCCATTGCTGCTGGTTTTACAATTAAGTTATTACGTAAAAATGGATATCAGATGTTCTAAGACTTTTTGCCTTAAGGTAAAAAGTCTTTTTTGTTTGCTGGAAAAAATTTCTCACTTCTTTTTTGAATATTTCCCTTCAGCTTGGGAATGAATATTTTGGGAGGAGTGAAAATTTTAATGAATAAAACAAAAAATTGGATTAAACGATTTGCTCTTGTATGTCTATTCTTAATGGCATTATTAGCAACCTTCCAATCCATCTCTGGCGTAAATGCAAGAACTCTAATTAATCATTTTGCGTCTGGACTTTCTGTAAGTGAAACTGCTTCAAACACAACGTCGCCATCGTTAGAGGATGCTTTTGATTGGTCAAAGTACCCTAAACATACAGTTACGGCCACAGGATATACAGCAGGGATTGAATCAACAGGTAAGAGCAAAGGACACCCCGAATATGGAATTACCTATTCCGGTGTAAAAGTAAAACGTGATTTATTCTCCACTGTTGCAGCTGATTTAAACGTTTTCCCTATTGGTACGATCCTATTTGTTCCAGGCTATGGATATGGGGTCGTCGCGGATAAAGGAGGAGCCATTAAAGGAAATGAGCTCGACCTTTATTACGAAACGGTTGAGGATGTTTATAACAAATGGGGCAAAAAACAGGTCGACGTGTATGTTGTTCAAAAAGGGAATGGTAAGCTCACTGAGGAACAGCTGCAGGCTTTAAATGAAGATAAGGCTCTGCAGGTTTTTCGTCAGCAGTATACAAGCTCAGAGAAAAGGTAAGAAACAGGCCCTGTGCCTGTTTTTTTTTTATAGGATAAAAATTTAGAATATCGAAATAAACAAACCTTTTCGATATAATAGAGAAGACTAACATGGAGGTGGAGTGGACATGTTTCACGTTAAACAAGAGTTGGATTTTACAACAGAGCATGAAGGTTTGGTTATCGGTTTGTTTGATAAACCCGAGAAATTTACTGGATCATTAGCCAATCTTGATGAGAGGTTTGATGGACAGCTTACCGAATTGGTTAAGTCCGGTGACCTTTCAGCAAAATTAAAAAGTATTACAAAAGTACATAGCTTTGGAAAAATTGCAGCAAAGCGCATTTGGTTTGTTGGATTAGGAAAAGAAAAAGAAGTATCCTTTGAAAAGGTTAGAGCCGCATTTGGTAAACTATTCAAGGAGATTAAAGCAAGTAAGCTTGTAGAAACAGCCATTTACTTAGATTCGTTTATTACAGACAAAGTAGATGCTTTGGATGCAGCACACGCATTAAGTGAGGCGTTTTCGTTATCTACCTATCAATTCGAAGGCTATAAGCAAAAGTCGAATGAGCCAGAGAAAAAATTAGAAAATCTGACTGTTTACTGTAACACTAATGAAGAAGATTTACAGGCATCATTGAATGTTGGTTATGCTTTTGGAAAAGGGACTAACTCGGCAAGGACACTTGTGAACACTCCAGGTAACTTACTAACTGCAAGTGATATGGCGAACTATGCTAAAGAGCTTGCAGCCAAGTATGATTTCGAACTGGAAATCTTAGATAAAGCAGAGATTGAAAAGCTTGGCATGGGTGCATTTCTTGCGGTTAATCAAGGGTCTACGGAGCCGCCTAAAATGATTGTTTTAAAATATCAAGGAAAAGACGAGTGGAAGGATGTCATTGGTCTTGTTGGAAAAGGGATTACCTTTGATACCGGTGGCTACTCGATTAAAACAAAGGCTGGAATCGTGGGCATGAAAACAGACATGGGCGGAGCGGCTGCTGTCCTTGGTGCTATGGAGATTATCGGAGAAATAAGACCAGAGCAAAACGTTGTAGCAGTCATTCCTTCAACAGATAATATGATTAGCGGTGGGGCGTTTAAGCCAGATGACGTCATTACGTCTATGAGTGGGAAAACCATAGAGGTGCTAAATACAGATGCAGAAGGCCGTCTTGTGCTAGCAGATGCTGTTACATATGCTAAGCATCATGGGGCGGATTATTTAGTGGATGTTGCCACATTAACTGGTGGCGTTATCACTGCACTAGGTCTGCATACAACAGGTGCAATGACGAACCATGAATCTTTATATGAACAAGTACTGGAAGCTTCGATGGAAGCGGGAGAAAAGATGTGGCAATTGCCGTTGTTTGACACCGAGATTGAACGTGTAAGAAACAGTAAAGTAGCTGACTTGAATAACTCTCCTGGCAGTGAAGGTCATGCATTAGTCGCTGGTGCGTTTATTGGCGAGTTTGCTGAAGGGACTCCATGGGTACACCTGGATATTGCAGGAACGGCTACTTCTTCGAAGGACTATGACCTGGGTCCAGCAGGTGCAACAGGAGTTATGACGCGTACGCTTGCTCTATTTGTTGAACGATTTGAACCGATTGGAAAATAAACTGGAGAAAGCTTCATAATGGATTTAGAGGATCACATACGCTTTTGCCCACTCCAAACCCCATCCTTTTGCATATGCAATAGTGTAGGCAAGTATAGATGAAAAAGGAGGTAATGGTGTATGTACCCTTATCGAAGCCCGTACCCGGTACACGATCAACGTTTTATTGGCTTTGGATTGCCGTTAGCGATAGGTGGACTTAGTTTTCTAGGAGGTTTACTAGGAGGCGGATTAGGAGCATCTTTTGCAGCTCGCCCTTTTTATGGCGGCTTTGGCTACCCAGGTTTCGGCTACCCAGGTTTCGGATATCCGCCAATAGGTTATCCACCTGTAGGCTATCCTCCTATGGGATTCCCAGGTTATTATTAAGAACAAGTTAAAAACAGCTCTCGAGGCTGTTTTTTTCGTTTAGGTAATTGATAAAAAAAGGAAATTTCTAAGAAATGGAGAATAGGTTTAGATAGAAAAGATCTAAATACCGGAGGGATAGAAATGATAAAGGACACATTAATTGAAGCGCTCGGAATAGAGATTACTCAATTGGGAGAAGGGAAAGTCACTGCCACAATGCCAGTAGACGAGCGAACTCGCCAGCCATTTGGATTATTACACGGAGGCGCATCTGTTGCCTTAGCAGAAACAGTAGCAAGTATTGGAGCTTATGAATTAGTGGATAAAGAAACAGAGGGTGTGGCTGGATTAGAAATAAACGCAAACCATGTCCGTCCGAAAACCGAAGGAGTGGTTACGGCAGTAGGGACAGTTCTGCACCAAGGGAAATCAACGATGGTTTGGGATATTAAAATTACAGATGAACAAGACCGACTAATTTGTGTTTCTAGATGTACAATGGCAGTAATTAAATTAAAAAAATAAAACAGTAACCAAATAAAGAATGGGACTTTTTCCATTCTTTTTTATGTCTATTGTACAAAAATTTAAAAAATTTAGATTGGATTCATGATATAATCAAAGATATAAAAAAAATAGAAAAAAAGCACAATTTTTTGTACAGGTTTCTTTATATAATGATAGTAAGATGGAAACGAATGGTGGTGATAGTAAAATGAGAACGAAGAAACAATATTTATTTATTGATTTTGAGTTTACAATGCCTGAAAGAAATATGCGTATGAAGGACTTTTTTGCGGAAATCATCGAGGTTGGAATAGTTGCCGTAGTTGATGATGAGGTTACGGAACAATTTTCATCCTATGTTACACCACTTAAATTCCCAAAACTATCAGAACGCTGCAAATCATTCTTACATATTTCACAGCAGCAGGTCGATAAGGGGCTATCAATTTATGAACTTATAAAAAAGCTGGAGGAGTTCAATAAAAATAACTATGATACCTCTATTGTTACTTGGGGAAATATGGATATGAAGGTCTTACGGCATAATTGTTTACAGGCGGGTATGGCATTTCCTTTTAAGGCGGCAGCTGAATTAGACTTGTCTATGGAATATAAACGGTTCTTTGGTGATCAAAATCAAACCGGCCTATGGAAAGCTGTTCAGGAATATGGCAAAGAAGGGACAGGCAGGCACCACCGGGCATTAGATGATGCCTTGACTACCTACAATATATTCAAACTTGTTGAAAAGGATAAACGTTACTTGGAAAAACCAAAACCAACAACTATTGGGGATCGTATTGATTTTTCAAAGCTATTAAATGAATTTGCATAAAAGGCCAAATCATTCAAACTGATTTGGCCTTTATTATTCTATAACTTATAATCTTTTTCTAATGCTCCGAGCGCCTTTAAGCTCATTTCAGCCCATTCTGATGGAGCTACCTCGAGGTCTTTTTTCATTTTGGCCATAGCTTCTTTTAATGATTCCTGATAATCAGGGATCTCACCTTCAAATTTTTTAACCATCTGTTTCGGAATATTAGCTTGCTCCCTAAAGGCAAGTGCCCGTCTTTCATGGAAAATAAGAACATCAGCATCCTTGGGATTATGTAGATCACCTTGCATCGGGTGTTTAAGAACACCCAAAACTCTTACTAAATAATGCTGAGGGCGAACTTCCGTTAATTCCCCAATATATTTCCCAGTTTTATATATACCTGTAACAATATCACCAATTTGTAACTCCGACACACTCATCACTCCTCCATCTAATTGTTTCTCCTTTCATTTTATAAGAAAACATAGTAAATTAAAAACAATGTGTGAAATAATATTCATTCGTTTAAAGTGGATAATTGGAGGGAAGCTAAATGAGTAAGAAATTGCAAATAATTGTCACATTAATGACAATCGTTCTAGTATTGGCAGCATGTGGGACAAGTGCAAACAAGGAAGAAGCAAAAGTGAAGACTGCCACGCCAAAAACAGAACAAAAGAAAGGAGACGAACCAGTGTCAAATACAGTGTATCCTCAGTTAACTACTGAAGTGGCTGAAAATGAGAAATTAGTTGAAATGGATACTTCCATGGGGAAAATCAAAATTAAATTATTCCCAGAATATGCACCAAAAGCAGTTGAGAACTTTGTGAAACATAGTGAAGAAGGGTATTACGACGGACTTATTTTTCATAGAGTGATAAATGACTTCATGATTCAGGGTGGAGACCCTAATGGAAATGGAACAGGTGGAGAAAGCATTTACGGCAATCCATTTGAAGATGAATTCTCTAATAATCTTTTCAATTTACGCGGAGCCCTTTCAATGGCTAACTCTGGTGCGAACACAAATGGAAGTCAGTTTTTTATTGTTCAAAAGACCTCTCTAGATCCATCTATGAAATCGGAAATGGAAAAAGCAGGTTATCCAAAAGAGATGATAGAAGCCTACGATAAAAATGGTGGAACACCATGGCTTGATCATAAACATACAGTTTTCGGTCAAGTGATTGAGGGGATGGATATTGTTGATAAGATTGCCAATACCCCAGTAGATCCAAAGGACAAGCCAGAAAAAGACGTAATCATCAAAAAAATTACCGTTTTAAAATAAGCGTAACTGTAAAATGATTCATTGGTAAGAAACGTTTTTTGTTGCTATAATTACTTTTTAGAGCCATTCCTTTTAGAAAGGGAGAGAAAAATGTTTCTACCATCCGTTCTATCATTGTTTTTATATTTTCCGGAAGATAAATCAGAGTATATTCCTGCATCCATTACGTTTGCTATCTTTTTAATAGGTGCTCTTCTGACGATGAGATTCATCATTAAGATTTCCAAGCGTGAGGCTCAGAAGGCAAAAGAGCTAGAGGAACAAATACTAAAAAATAATCAATCCAATCAGAGAAACAGTTAACCATTGCTGTTTCTTTTTTATACAAATAGAGATGAATAGGTCTCCCCACTCAAGCCCATACTAAGCGCAAATTGTCTATCATTGGGGGAGTACATATGAAAAAAAGCTGGATTATTATACCACTTCTTTTGCTGACAGGATGCATGGAAAAGGAAATAAAAAAACTGGATGTTGAAATGTTCAATGCTTCGGGAGACTCACTAGGAACAGTTTCATTGGCCGAGCAATCCAGCGGTGTGAAAATGTCGGTAAGTTTAAAGGGTCTGCCAGCTGGCGAGCATGCCATTCATATTCATGAAAAGGGGAAATGTGAAGCACCTGATTTTAAATCAGCAGGTAATCATTTTAACCCAGAAAAAAAAGAACATGGGCTCCTTCATCCCAAAGGGGCACATGCTGGAGACTTGCCAAATTTAATTGTAGAGGATAGTGGGTCTGTTACGGCAGAGCTGATGGCGCCAAATGTAACGTTAAAGAATGGGAAGAAGTCGTTGTTTACAAAAGAAGGAACATCTATTGTCGTCACCGAAGGGAAGGATGATGGGATGACCCAGCCAACGGGTGACTCTGGAAATCGAATCGCTTGTGGTGAAATTTCAAAGAATAAACAAGGACAAAAAAAGGCGCAGGAAGAAAAAGAATAAAACTGAAAGCTATCTCTATCAGGGGATAGCTTTTTTGTGTATGTCCTCTTAAAAAAATTTATTCATAATGGGTAGGAATCTAAGCTTATCCAATAAGTGAGACATAAACTACATAAGAGACGGTAAGGAGGCGATAAAATGGACAAAAGACAATTTGGCGGATTCCCAGGACAAATGGGTTACCCACAAATGGGGGGCTATCAGCAACCTGGATTTGGACAAATGGGGGGCTATCAGCAACCTGGATTTGGACAAATGGGGGGCTATCAGCAACCTGGATTTGGACAAATGGGAGGCTATCAGCAACCTGGATTTGGACAAATGGGAGGTTACCAGCAGCCTGGATTTGGACAGATGATGGGAGGCTATCACCACCATCACGGCTATCCACAAATGATGGGAGGCTTTCCTCAACAAATGGGAGGCTTTCAACAACCGATGATGGGTGGGCAGCAAACAGACTTTCCACAAATGATGGGTGGACAGCAACCTGGATTCCCACAAATGATGGGCGGGCAACAGATGGGTGGATCGACTCAAGGGCAGAAACCACCATCAATGGGCGGTCAACGAAAAAAAGACAAAAAATAATAAGTGTCATCTGAATTATAGGTAAACCTGTCATCTTTTTATAAGGGACAGGTTTTTCTATTTCTTGCTTTTTATCGTATTTTTCAAGACAATGAATTCATTAAATTAATTTATTGGAGTGCATGGAAAATGGAACAAAAATTATATTACCTAGATGCGTACATACAAACGTTTTCTGCCCAAATAGTAAAACAAGAACAAGGTGAGCAAGGACAGTGGTATGTTGTTTTAGACCAGACAGCCTTTTATCCAATAGGTGGAGGACAGCCATCTGATCAAGGAACCATTGCGGATAGGAACGTTATCAATGTGGAAGAAAAAGAGGGAGAAATTCGTCATTACCTGGAAACCCCTTTACAGGAGATTGAAGGAATAAAAGAAGGGAGAGTTGATTGGGAAAGACGGTTCGATCATATGCAGCAGCATTGCGGACAGCATATTTTATCAGCAGCCTTTGATCATCTTTTTCAATATAAAACAGTTGGTTTTCATTTAGGCGCAGAGACGCTGACGATAGACCTTGAAACTGAAACTCTAACAGAACACGAAGTAAAAAGGGCAGAAGAACTTGCAAATAAAATTATTTTAGAAAATAGAGAGATTGAAGTGAAGTGGATAACGGAAGAAGAGTTATCCCAATATGCCCTTCGAAAAGAGACAAAGGTAAAAGAGGATATTCGACTTGTGATTATCCCGGATTTTGATTATAACGGCTGTGGTGGAACACATCCTAAATCAACTGGAGAGGTTAGCGCCATTAAAATATTAAATTGGGAAAGACAGAAGAAAAAGATTCGACTGCAATTTGTTTGCGGGCACCGAGTAATAAAGCAGCTTGAGAGAAAGCAAAAGGCGATGCTTGAATTAACTAAGCTACTCAATGCTCCCGAAAAAGAAATGGAAGCTGCTGTCAGTCGATTGATTGAAAACGGAAAAAGTTTGGAAAAGGCGTTGGAGCAAGCGAGGGAAAATTTACTTCAGTATGAAGCAAAGGAATTATTGGCCAAATCAGAGGACGCTCATCAAATAGTGGGTGAGGTATTTCAAAATCGCCCCATCCAAGAGCTGCAAAAGCTTGCTCGACTTATAACTGCGGAAAATGATCAGGTCCTAGTTTTCATTGTATCAACCAATGAAGGCAGGTTACAGCTTGTGTGTGCTAGGGGTGCCGCAAGAGAAGAGAATATGAAAGCATTGGTTGGAGAAATTCTACCAAAGATAAATGGAAAGGGCGGTGGAAATGAATCCTTTGCACAAGGCGGAGGAGATGCCCACCTACCAGCAGAAGAGATTCTTGATCTTATCCTAGCGCGTTTAAAATAGCTTCCTGTAAGTTTTCTTTGCTTGGATATTTAGGTATACTTGGATTAGAAACGTGAGAGGGTGAAAATCGTGGGATTTTTAGATGGATTAATGGGTAATGCATCAGAAGTAAATGCCGCAGAAGTACAGCGGGAATTCGGACGAGTTCTAGCACCAGCTGAACAAATTGAAAAGGCATATAAACTAATTCGTGATATGTTTATTTTTACTAATAAACGATTAATATTAGTAGACAAACAAGGACTTACAGGGAAAAAGGTCGAGTACCATTCGATTCCTTATAAAAGCATTACACATTTCAGTATTGAAACAGCAGGTAACTTTGACTTAGATGCAGAACTAAAAATTTGGATCTCAGGGAATGCCCTTCCATTACAAAAGCAATTTAACAAAAATCTTAACATCTATGAACTTCAAAGTGTTCTTGCAGAATATGTTCTGAAATAATACGACGAAGATGAGCTGGAGAGAAAAATATGAGAAAAGAGCTTCAAACAAACTTGCAATATGTGGATGCATTGAATGAGTGGGATCCATTTCAATTAAAGTCGGGCGGCTATGAAACAGAGATAGCTGATACCGTGCAAGCAGTGCATGAATTAAATGATACTAATAAGCTGGCTGAGCGAATTCAAGCCATTTATGAGTTCTCATTTGAAAAACTAATCCCGATGGAAAGCTGTTTGAAAATGGCAGATCAATTACTCACCATAAAAGCCAATGAATCTTGTTCTATCTAATAAAAAAAAGGACAAACCATTTTGGTTGTCCTCTCAAAAAGGGGGAATACTAGAAAGCTTTATAATTTAAGCTTTTCCAGATTCCTCTTTTTATATACTCTTAAAAAGAAAAAAATAAAAAAGCGGTACTTCTGAACCCGCTTTTCAACGTTGCTTTATAATCACTCACTATGTGCTAATAATTCAGTAGCAGGAATATCTAGAACAGTAGATATTTTTAGAATCGTTTGGTTACTTGGGATTTGTTCTCCAGATTCATACTTTTCAATGGTTTGCGTCCCCACTCTAACCTTTTGTGCTAGTTCCTCTTGGGTCATGTTTACTCTTTCGCGGTAAGTTTTAATGGTGTGGCCGATTGTATTCATACCGTTCACCTCTTTTTAGAAAATATATTTTCTCACTATTAGTATATCATTGTATTATTTTTTTACTTATTCCTTTTTTGAACATTTTGTTAAAAAATTCTTGCAGAGCCATTAATTCATGGAGAAGCTTTTTTGATTAAACCTATTTAGTATGATATAATCTTTAAATGCGTATATAAGGGTATAAATAATTATTACTTAGGAGTGTTTTCATGTCAGAAAAATTCGAAACAGGCAGTATAGTAACAGGTAAAGTAACGGGTATTCAACCATATGGTGCGTTCGTTGCGCTAGACGAAAATACACAAGGTCTTGTACACATCTCCGAAATCACGCACGGCTATGTAAAAGATATTAATGAACACCTTAAAGTTGGAGATGAAATCAAGGTTAAGGTATTATCTGTGGACGAAAGTGCTGGAAAAATCGGCTTATCTATTCGTGCAACAGAAGAAGCACCTGTTCAACAACAACAAGCTGTTAAAGCTAAGAAGCCTCGTAAGCGCCAGGCAGCAACAATTATTCCTGAAGCTGATGGTCAACAAGGTTTTAACACGTTAAAAGATAAGCTTCAAGAGTGGATTGATCAGTCACAACGCGAAGAAATCAAAAAATAAAGAATCTAAAAGCCTAGGACCTGCTATGACACATAGCTTGGACTAGGCTTTTTTTATAGATTAAAAAAAGTTTATTAGAAGTGTTCATTCTTTTTTTAGGCTCGGCTACAATAGTATTGTACATACATTAATTTCAGGATCGAAATGGAGGAAGGAATCATGCAATCCAACGTTAATACAAGTGAATTGATTGAGAAAACAGAGAAATATGGTGCAAATAACTATCATCCACTTCCAATTGTCATATCACGTGCAGAAGGTGTCTGGGTGGAAGACCCGGAAGGCAACAAATACATGGACATGCTTAGTGCATATTCTGCGGTAAACCAGGGTCATCGTCATCCAAAAATCATTCAAGCATTAAAGGATCAGGCAGACAAAGTCACATTAACTTCACGTGCCTTCCATAATGATCAGCTTGGCCCGTGGTATGAAAAAGTAAGCCAATTAACGAATAAAGAAATGGTCCTTCCAATGAATACAGGAGCAGAAGCTGTTGAGACGGCTGTAAAGGCAGCTCGCCGCTGGAGCTATGATGTGAAAGGGATTGCCGAAGACCAAGCAGAAATCATTGCTTGTGTAGGAAACTTCCACGGAAGAACAATGACAGCCGTTTCATTATCGTCCGATCCTGAATATAAACGTGGATTTGGTCCAATGCTTCCAGGAATTAAGCTCATTCCTTATGGAGATTTAGAGGCCTTAAAAGCAGCGATTACTCCAAATACAGCTGCATTCTTAATTGAACCGATTCAAGGTGAAGCTGGCATTGTCATTCCACCTGAAGGGTTTATCAAGCAAGCAATGGACCTTTGTAAGAAAAATAATGTTCTTTTTATAGCAGATGAAATTCAAGCGGGACTAGCACGTACTGGTAAAATGTTTGCATGTGAATGGGAGGGCATTGAACCGGACATGTATATTCTTGGCAAAGCACTTGGCGGGGGTGTTTTCCCCATTTCATGTGTCGTTGCCAATAAGGATATCTTGGGAGTATTTAATCCTGGTTCACATGGTTCTACTTTTGGCGGAAATCCAATGGCTTGTGCGGTTTCTATTGCAGCCTTAGATGTGCTGGTTGATGAACAGCTTGCACAAAAATCACTAGAACTTGGAGAATATTTTATTAGCGAATTAAAAGAAATTAAGAATCCTAAAATAAAGGACGTCCGAGGAAGAGGATTGTTCATCGGCGTAGAATTGACAGAAGCGGCTCGTCCGTATTGTGAACAATTAAAAGATTTTGGACTGCTATGTAAAGAAACTCATGATACAGTCATTCGTTTTGCACCTCCGCTCGTCATTACTAAAGAAGAGTTAGATTGGGCAATCGAACGGATTGTCAAAGTATTAGGTTAAGATTAACAAAATAGGGGTGCAAAAATGGGGACTAATGATGGAGATGGAATGGAAAAGGAAATAATCAACCTTCTTACATCAACGCAGATTGTTATTCATGATGCATTAAAAAAGCTAGGGCTTAATCAAGAAGTGTATCATTTGCTGGAAGAACCTTTAAGAACTATGACCGTACGAATACCCACTCGTATGGATGATGGTTCTACGAAAGTTTATACAGGCTTCCGTGCCCAGCATAATGATGCGGTTGGACCGACAATGGGCGGTGTCCGCTTTCACCCCATGGTAAGCGAACATGAAGTCAAAGCATTATCCATGTGGATGAGCTTGAAATGTGGGATTGCTGATTTACCCTTTGGTGGGGGCAAGGGCGGTATTGTATGTAACCCAAGGACCATGTCATCGGGGGAACTTGAACGTTTAAGCCGTGGATATGTTCGTGCAATCAGCCAAATCGTTGGGCCGACGAAGGATATACCGGCACCAGATATGTATACAAATTCGCAGGTTATGGCATGGATGATGGATGAATATAGCCGTCTCCGCCAATTTGACTCTCCCGGCTTTATAACGGGGAAACCGCTCGTGCTTGGAGGATCTGAGGGTCGGGAAAAAGCAGGAGCAAAGGGCGTAACGATTTGTATTGAAGAAGCAGCCAAAAAACGTGGAATTACCATAAATGGTGCCCGAGTTATTATTCAGGGTTTTGGAAATGCGGGAAGTTTTATTGCGAAATTTCTTCATGAAATGGGTGCCAGGATTATTGGAATCTCAGATGTCTATGGCGCACTGTATAATCCTGACGGCTTGCCAATTCAATATTTATTAGACCGTCGCGATAGCTTTGGTACTATAACTACCCTTTTTGAGGGCGTGATTACCAATCAAGAACTGCTTGAACAGGAATGTGATATTTTAATACCAGCTGCTGTTTCGAATCAAATTACTGCTGAAAATGCTCATAATATTAAAGCGAAGATTGTAGTAGAAGCCGCCAATGGCCCTACTACATTTGAAGCAACAAAAATACTAACAGAGCGTAATATTATGCTTGTTCCAGATGTACTTGCAGGTGCCGGTGGTGTTACCGTTTCCTATTTTGAGTGGGTCCAAAACAATCAAGGATATTATTGGAGTGAGGAAGAGGTTGAGTTCAGATTGAGGAAAAGAATCATCCAATCCTTCCATGATATTTATGAGCTTGCCATAGCACGGAATATTAATATGCGGTTAGCTGCTTATATGGTGGGCGTAAGAAAAATGGCAGAGGCATCCTTATTCAGAGGATGGTTATAAATAAAAAAAACCTTGCAGCCTCTTTTGGGCTGCAAGGTTTTTTATGCAAGTGACTTACACTCGATCCGTTTCTGGCTCTCTTACACGTTCTTCGTTTGGTTTAAAGAGAAGACCAAGGTTGATCAATCCAGCAATACCTACTAAACCGTAGATAATTCTAGAGAGGGCAGAATCTTGGCCACCAAATATGCTAGCGACAAGATCAAATTGAAAGAAGCCAATTAAGCCCCAATTAATGGCGCCAATAATAGTAAGAACTAGTGCTATACGTTGAATAGAACTCATGATTAATCCTCCTTTAAGATTGTTTCAGGTTTAGTTTGATTCAATATTTGCTTAACTATTCATAAAAAAATAAAATCCTTATTTTTGCAAAAAGGGAGATAATAATTAATAATGTTTAATGAAAAGGAGAGTGCAAACTATGGAAAATTTTACATTTTGGAATCCTACAAAGCTAATTTTCGGTAAGGGACAACTCGAACAATTAAAAAAGGAAATTCCTGTATACGGAAAAAAAGTATTGCTCGTTTATGGCGGTGGCAGTATTAAAAAGAGCGGTCTATACGATAATGTTCAAGCGCTTTTACAAGAAATAGGTGCTGAGGTATTTGAACTTTCAGGCGTGGAACCAAATCCACGTATCGCAACTGCGAGAAAAGGCGTAGAAATATGTAAAAAAGAAGGAATCGAATTCCTTTTAGCCGTAGGTGGAGGAAGTGTAATCGACTGTACAAAGTTGATTGCTGCAGGAGCAAAATATGACGGAGACGCCTGGGATCTAGTGATT from Bacillus sp. SLBN-46 encodes:
- a CDS encoding 3D domain-containing protein, with protein sequence MNKTKNWIKRFALVCLFLMALLATFQSISGVNARTLINHFASGLSVSETASNTTSPSLEDAFDWSKYPKHTVTATGYTAGIESTGKSKGHPEYGITYSGVKVKRDLFSTVAADLNVFPIGTILFVPGYGYGVVADKGGAIKGNELDLYYETVEDVYNKWGKKQVDVYVVQKGNGKLTEEQLQALNEDKALQVFRQQYTSSEKR
- a CDS encoding superoxide dismutase family protein gives rise to the protein MKKSWIIIPLLLLTGCMEKEIKKLDVEMFNASGDSLGTVSLAEQSSGVKMSVSLKGLPAGEHAIHIHEKGKCEAPDFKSAGNHFNPEKKEHGLLHPKGAHAGDLPNLIVEDSGSVTAELMAPNVTLKNGKKSLFTKEGTSIVVTEGKDDGMTQPTGDSGNRIACGEISKNKQGQKKAQEEKE
- a CDS encoding kinase-associated lipoprotein B, which encodes MSELQIGDIVTGIYKTGKYIGELTEVRPQHYLVRVLGVLKHPMQGDLHNPKDADVLIFHERRALAFREQANIPKQMVKKFEGEIPDYQESLKEAMAKMKKDLEVAPSEWAEMSLKALGALEKDYKL
- a CDS encoding YuiB family protein; the encoded protein is MQMSIVVLIISIVLFFVLFFGIGFILNMLLRMSWVMAIVYPVVAILIVDKVRFVEYFTNSKVAFQELGQKFGSLATADILILISGLAGAIAAGFTIKLLRKNGYQMF
- a CDS encoding peptidylprolyl isomerase, whose amino-acid sequence is MSKKLQIIVTLMTIVLVLAACGTSANKEEAKVKTATPKTEQKKGDEPVSNTVYPQLTTEVAENEKLVEMDTSMGKIKIKLFPEYAPKAVENFVKHSEEGYYDGLIFHRVINDFMIQGGDPNGNGTGGESIYGNPFEDEFSNNLFNLRGALSMANSGANTNGSQFFIVQKTSLDPSMKSEMEKAGYPKEMIEAYDKNGGTPWLDHKHTVFGQVIEGMDIVDKIANTPVDPKDKPEKDVIIKKITVLK
- the kapD gene encoding 3'-5' exonuclease KapD; this encodes MRTKKQYLFIDFEFTMPERNMRMKDFFAEIIEVGIVAVVDDEVTEQFSSYVTPLKFPKLSERCKSFLHISQQQVDKGLSIYELIKKLEEFNKNNYDTSIVTWGNMDMKVLRHNCLQAGMAFPFKAAAELDLSMEYKRFFGDQNQTGLWKAVQEYGKEGTGRHHRALDDALTTYNIFKLVEKDKRYLEKPKPTTIGDRIDFSKLLNEFA
- a CDS encoding leucyl aminopeptidase, with the protein product MFHVKQELDFTTEHEGLVIGLFDKPEKFTGSLANLDERFDGQLTELVKSGDLSAKLKSITKVHSFGKIAAKRIWFVGLGKEKEVSFEKVRAAFGKLFKEIKASKLVETAIYLDSFITDKVDALDAAHALSEAFSLSTYQFEGYKQKSNEPEKKLENLTVYCNTNEEDLQASLNVGYAFGKGTNSARTLVNTPGNLLTASDMANYAKELAAKYDFELEILDKAEIEKLGMGAFLAVNQGSTEPPKMIVLKYQGKDEWKDVIGLVGKGITFDTGGYSIKTKAGIVGMKTDMGGAAAVLGAMEIIGEIRPEQNVVAVIPSTDNMISGGAFKPDDVITSMSGKTIEVLNTDAEGRLVLADAVTYAKHHGADYLVDVATLTGGVITALGLHTTGAMTNHESLYEQVLEASMEAGEKMWQLPLFDTEIERVRNSKVADLNNSPGSEGHALVAGAFIGEFAEGTPWVHLDIAGTATSSKDYDLGPAGATGVMTRTLALFVERFEPIGK
- a CDS encoding hotdog fold thioesterase, which gives rise to MIKDTLIEALGIEITQLGEGKVTATMPVDERTRQPFGLLHGGASVALAETVASIGAYELVDKETEGVAGLEINANHVRPKTEGVVTAVGTVLHQGKSTMVWDIKITDEQDRLICVSRCTMAVIKLKK